GATCGGCAAGCCAATGGCCAATGGTCACCCCGCTGCAGCGGTGATCGCACGCCCTGACATTATGTCGGCCTTCCGAACGGCCTTCGGCTATTTCAACACATTCGGGGGCAACCCAGTGAGTTGCGCTGCTGCTATGGCAACGCTGGACGTCATCGAGACCGACAAATTACAGGAAAACGCTCGCGTTGTTGGAACCTATGCACTTAAACGCCTGAAGCAGATCGAACACCCTTGGAAGGCAGAGGCGCGAGGCTCGGGCCTGTTTTTCGGAATTGAGTTTGTTCAACCCAACGGACAGCCTGCAACTGCGTTTGCCGCACAGGTCGTCGAGTATATGCGCGAAGGCGGCGTGCTGATGAACAGGATCGGGCGAGACATGAACACCCTTAAGATGCGCCCACCAATGCCGTTTGGGAGAGATCACGCAGATATCGCGATGGACCTTCTTGAACAAGCGTTGCGAGAGGTGCCTTGTGACGCCTGAGACCGCGACTGCCAAAGCGCTGATCGCCGCCGCTGCTTGGGGCGGCACGGATGGGACACCGCGCCTCATCAATAACCGCGAAAACGCAGTGTTTGAGGTCCGGTTTTCCAACGGGATGTGCGCTGCCCTGCGGCTACACAGAATGGGCTACCAATCCACCGCGTCGATTAAGTCAGAGCTTCTTTGGACGGAAAAACTGCACGAGGCCGGGTTCGCCTGCCCAAACCCAATCCGAACCTCAGAGGACGCGCTCACATACGAGCTGTATGATGGCCAGATTGCTTCTGCCGTCAGCTGGATTGAGGCCACGCCTATTGGAGAGAGCGATGTCCTCTTCGACGGTAGCGCACCAGATCACTGCGCGCTTTACCGCAATGTTGGCCGCCTGATCGGACAATTGCACCAAGCAACCGATGCCATTGATACGGCTCCATTGCAGCGCCCGCTTTGGGACAGTGAAGCCCTGCTCGGGGACGACCCACATTGGGGGCGCTTTTGGGAGAACCCTTCTCTAGCCCCAGATGAGGCCACGCTTTTGCAAACGGCCCGTGACAAAGCTAGGGCGCACCTTCTGGCCCTGGATATGTCGATAGTTCTGATTCATGCCGATTTGCTGCAAGAAAACATTCTGCACAACAACGATGGGCTTTGGCTTATCGATTTCGACGATGGTGGGTTTGGATATCGTGGCTATGACTTAGGGACGGCCCTAATCCAGCATGCAGAACTTCCCTATATGGACGACCTTTCAAAGGCGTTGATGTCCGGTTACCAAAGCGTCTGTGGCCCGCAGCCCGAGATCGAAACCGCGATACCGTTATTTGTGATGCTTCGCAGCATGGCGTCCTGTGGATGGATCATCTCCCGAACCGAACCGGGTGATCCGCGCCAGAGGGTCTACGCTGAACGCGCGCTCCATTGTACGCGCAGCTACCTCTAGACCACGACCGCGATGTCTTCTTGATCTCCGACCCCGAAGACACGCTTGTAGCGTTCGATCTCGTCGGCTGGCCCCATCGCTTTGCGCGGGTTGTCTGACAATTTGACTGTCGGGCGTCCATTCGCCGACACAGCCTTGCAGACCAGTGAAAACGGCGCCAAGCCATCGCCCGGCACAAGTCCGCGAAAATCGTTGGTCAGCAATGTGCCCCACCCGAAAGAGACACGAACGCGGCCACGGAATTGTGCCTGAAGCTCGACGATCTTGCCGACATCCAAACCGTCAGAGAAAATGACAAGCTTCTGTGTGGGGTCCTCGCCCCGCGAGGTCCACCAGCGAATTGCGCGCTCTGCGCCTTCAGCCGGATCGCCGCTGTCGATACGAATACCCGTCCAGCCCGCAAGCCAATCAGGCGCACCCTCTAAAAATCCATCTGTGCCGTAAGTGTCGGGCAAAATGATCCTCAGATTGCCTTCATGCTCTTCATGCCAGTCGGCCAGAACGTCGTACGGGGCTTGCCGCAGCGCGTCATCCGTTTCTGCCAAGGCCGAGTAGACCATTGGCAACTCATGGGCATTCGTGCCGATCGCCTCAACCTCGCGGCGCATGGCGATGAGGCAATTGGACGTGCCCACGAACTTTCCGCCCAGTCCTTCCTGCATTGCCTGAACACACCAGTCTTGCCACATAAAACTATGCCGGCGACGTGTCCCAAAATCCGCAAGTCGCAGGTCCTCAACGCCCTGAAGAATTTCGACTTTCTCCCACAGACGGGTCATCGCACGCGCGTACAATACTTGAAGCTCAAACCGGCCCATGCTTTTCAGCACGGCGCGTGACCGCAGTTCCATCAACACCGCAAGGGCGGGGATCTCCCAGAGCATTACTTCGGGCCACTTGCCCTCGAATGTCAGCTCGTATTGACCGTCGCGTTTTTCCAGATGGTAGGGGGGCAGGGAGACGTTCTCGAACCACTCCATGAAATCCGGACGAAACATTTGGCGTTTGCCGTAGAACGTATTGCCGCGAAGGAAGGTGCTTTCGCCGCGCGACAGCGACAGCGAGCGAATGTGGTCCAATTGCTCGCGCAGCTCGCCCTCGTCCACCAGTTCTGCCAGCCGGATATCCTTGGAGCGGTTGATAAGCGAGAACGTAACATTCGTATCCCGCTTGTTGCGGAAGACCGATTGGCACATCAGAAGCTTGTAGAAATCCGTGTCGATCAACGACCGCACTATCGGGTCGATCTTCCACTTATGGTTGTAAACCCGCGTCGCTATATCAACCATTGAGATGCACTCCAGCTTCGATCATGCCCGCGCGCGCCGCCGCCAGAGAACCATCCAGATCAATTGCGCGGCACAGAGACGTTTCAACAGAGACGTCAAAACCCAGCCGCGCGCCGTCGACCGCGGAAAAGTTCACGCAAAAATCCAGCGCCAATCCAACGATTGTCAGCTTGTTGATACCGCGCGCGCGCAAATAGCCCTCAAGCCCGGTTGGCGTCGTGTGGTCATTCTCGAAAAATGCCGAATAGCTGTCCACTGAAGGGTTGAAGCCCTTGCGCACGATCACCTGAGCCGGATCCGTGTGCAGACCACTATGGAACGCCGCGCCTTTGCTACCCTGAATGCAGTGGTCCGGCCATAAAACCTGCGGGCCGTACGGCATCTCAGTCACCGAAAATGGCGCAAGGCCATCATGGGAAGATGCAAAGGACGAATGCCCAGCCGGATGCCAGTCTTGCGTCAGCACAACAGCGGAGAACTGCGCCATCAACTCGTTGATCGGGCTGACAATCTCGTCACCGCCTTCAACCGCTAGCGCCCCGCCCGGGCAAAAGTCGTTCTGTAGGTCGATGACGATCAAGGCCTCATCAGCTGTGCGCATGTGTCGTTCTCCGAGAAATTCACCTGCAATTGCTAGGGGTAAGCCCGCGTTGCGTCAACAGCCCGCACTTGATCCTTTCGGGGCGCAGTCGTAAAGCGTGGCCATGTTTACAGTTGCCGCACTCTATCACTTCACCCGCTTTTCCGACCCTGATGGGTTGCGCCCCCCGCTTGTCGACTTGTGCGAGCGCGAAGGGATCCGTGGCACCTTGCTGGTCGCCAAGGAAGGCATCAACGGGACCGTCGCCGGCAGCCGCGCCGGTATTGATGCTTTGTTGGCACATCTGAGGAGTCTCCCCGGCTGCGCAGATCTCGAACACAAGGAATCTACAGCGACGGAAATGCCATTCAACCGCATGAAAGTGCGGCTTAAGCGCGAGATCGTCACGATGGGGCAACCCGATGTTGATCCGCTTGCAGGCACCGGGCACTATGTTAAGCCCGCCGACTGGAACGCGCTTATTCAAGCTGGAGATGTCGCAGTGATCGACACCCGCAACGACTACGAAGTGGCCATCGGCACCTTCGAGGGGGCGATTGACCCGAAAACCAAGAGCTTTGGAGAATTTCCGGCTTGGTGGCAGGAAAACAAGCACCGCTTTCACAATAAGCGGGTTGCGATGTTTTGTACGGGCGGCATTCGATGCGAAAAATCTACCAACTACTTGCTGGGGCAAGGTGTTGAAGAGGTCTACCACCTTCAAGGTGGTATCCTGAAGTATTTGGAAGAAGTGCCGGAAGAGGACAGCACTTGGAACGGCGAATGCTTTGTCTTTGACGGTCGCGTTTCAGTTGGACATGCACTCAAAGAGGGCGATCTAAAGCTATGCTATGCTTGCCGCCGTCCCTTGCAGCCCGAAGACCTACGCCGCGACGAATACGAGCTTGGTGTGAGCTGTCATCAATGCCTACACGAGACTAGCGCTGGCGATCGGGAGCGATTTCGCGAACGCCAAAAGCAGATCAAGCTGGCCACAAAGCGCGGCGAAAAGCATATCGGCTAAGCGCCACCCAGAGCCTTGCGCAGCCGACGACCAACCGCTTGTGCGCCTCGGTGGGCAATCATTTTTGCCGTAAAATCGTTCCTGAAGAAGCGGAGCAAATCTTCAGATGGAAGAGTGCGCATTCGCGCAATGGATCGATCCCAGTCGTCCGGGCCATAGGCCGCAGCGCGTCGGTTCGCTTCGAAGCCGATCCGGTATTGCAGGGCCAGCTTACGTCGCACGGCTCGTTCCCATTGCGACAATGCCGGTGCCGACCGTTGCCCCAAAGCCAAACCCAAGGCTCGACCCTGTTCAATGCAAATTCGAATGCCTTCGCCCAAGGTTGGCGTCGCCATATTTGCGCTGTCTCCGACCCGAACGACGTTGCCGTAGACCAACTGCGTATCGTACGGCACAGATGGCAGGATACCCGCGTTCACGTGAAAATTCTCTGGATGGGGCAACCCCATTCGCTCAAGTGCATTTCCGTCCAACAGGTCTTGCACAAGCACTTTGGGAGACTGGTTTGACACAGGCTCGATCACACCGACGCCCAGCCTCAGACTGCCCGAGGTAGTCGGGAAGGCCCAACCGTAGCCTGTCTTAACACAAGCGCCGAAGAACAGCACCGCGCGGTCGGGATCGTGGGTCGGAGCAGAAAACTCGTATTCAATTCCGATTCCCCTTCGCGTCGGAGGCACGGCTAGGCCCAAGGCGTTGAGCACTGCGCAATGCCAGCCTGACGCATCCACGATGGTCCGCGATATCACCTCATATTCCTGCCCAGAGGCCCTCAACCGCGACACGATCCGATCACCCTCGCGCCGCGACCCAAGATATTTTGTAGCACAGCGGATCTCGGCCTTGGACTGCGATGCCAGCCAACGATAAAGACTGGTTACGTCCAGAACACCGACCGGTTCCGACGACATATCCAGACTGAGATGCTCATGGTCGGAATAGATGTCAGCGTGATTTACGGGGTGAGCTAGCTCGGTTGGGATACCCAATCGGGCAACGTCACTCATCCAACAGCCGCCAGAGGTTCGAACTGGCACACCGATTTCCCGATCCTGATGGACCAACAGCGCTGACACGCCGTCCGGCAAGGATGACGCCACCGAAAGCCCCGCAGGGCCACCGCCAACAATTAAGATTTCGGTTTCGACACGGTCCGGCATACGCGCTTTTCGCATGCCTTAGCGGGCATGCGCCACGGAAAAAAGACTAAGCGCGTCCCGATTTTCTAAGCTCCGAAAGATAGGCCGCCACTTGTCGTGCTGCTGGGCCACGCAGTTTGCGCAGCGCGGTCAGTTGTTCTGCCGCCGGCAACGCAAGAAGGTGCTTCGCAATCAGCGCCGGATGCTGTCTCATGATTTCCGCCTCTCTTCGCTGGAATGACAGACTCGGCTCTGGTGTCGGTGTCCTATCGTCGCTTGCATCTGTGCGGCTCTCAGCGCGGCGCGGCAACTTGGGGTCTGCCAAACGACGCACAAGATTGGCGAGCGCCTTGCTCATATCAGGCGGCGGCACGTTCTTCTCCAGCGGACGAACGGCAGTCCGTGCCAGGTCTTTGAAGAACGGATGTCTGGAGGTTTTCGCAAAGTCGGCGCCAAGCATTGATACAAGCATGCGGGCCTTCTTGACCTGTGCTTGTGTCGGCTCCGACGCCTCTGATTGCTGTGTCGAGCCCTTGGGTTCAGCAGGTTGATGCATTTACATGTAGCTCCTTACAAGTGCGCTTGAGATCAGGCTCCAGCCGTCAGCCACGACAAAGAACGCCAACTTGAATGGCAGCGACACAATGGCCGGTGGCACCATCATCATCCCCATGGACATCAAAACCGCTGACACGACCAAGTCGATGATCAAGAAGGGAAGGAAAACAAGAATATCATTTTCCTGTTTTCGACAACTTCAGAGTCGAGTTTCAACCACACAAAATGGTTCTGGAGCCATTATGACATTTACTCGCAGGGCTTCCCCGAACGCGTGCCATCCTGCCATTAGGATGCAGTCCGTTTCTGCAAGGAACTCGCTAAGGCTTTGCTAATCCAGCTCCTAATGATGTGAACCATTTTATAAAGAACCGATCATATTTTCCTTATAATGGAAGTGCGCGATCCTTGCCCAAGCTTGCCGTTCAAGTCGTAGGTTAGCATTTTATCGTCTTGCACTTGTAGCGACTGAATACGCTGATGAGCAGCGCTTAGACCCAATCGAATAGCGCCGTATAAATTATCTATATCTCTGCAAACATTGAATATTTCGTTCACTTCGCGAGGGGGCATTCTTTTACATTCAACTCTGACATCTTCCAGGGCGCTCTCTTTCTGTGGAAGAATTTTTTCAAGCCGATCATAAGCGCCGGCCTTGAGCGCATTTCGCTCTTGCACAACTAATCTCAAAAGCTTTTTTCCTGCGGACTCGCCAAACTTCATCGAGCTATCTTTCCTCTATACTTTCAGCAAAATGCTCTGCTAAACTTAACCCTCCGCTTTCAACAATAGCCTTTGCATAGTTTTCCCTTAAGAAGGAGTGAAATTGAGCTTCGCCAATTCCTCCGTCAAAACCGCCGCCCTTACCCTCCAACCCAATGAAGGAAAGGATTTCGGTTAAGAACGCCATCTCCAACCCCTTCGCGACACTCGAGATGTCATCTGGCGTCGCTTTAATGCTCTTTTGATCGTGAGAGACTGGTGGATTTGATATTTCCATATTCGAGTGCTCTTTGTTTGAATTTGAAAATTGTTACTCTACAGTCGTAAAGAATAAGTAACCTGTTCCTGCAATTCCTTTTTCAGCGCGGGAACGAAAGACAAGAGATGCAATTCGATTCGGTTAACAATTTGATCTCCCTCCTGATGGGTAAGGTGACTGAACCGATTTCGGCGCAATCAGAATTGATAGCCCCCCTCGAAAAGCTTGATTTCGCCTCTGAACTTACCGGAACAGAACTTCACCGCAGCCTTCAGTCCAACTCCGTGCCTGCCTCTACCAATAACGCCTCCTCGCTTATCGCGCAGTGCGGTATTCCAAATCCGTCTTCGGAAATTGCAGAAGTTGATATTCAATTACCTGAGCTGCATTTGGAAGAAATCCAATTTCCTCCAAATGCAGAATCTCTGGGAGCTTCAGTCTCAAATGAAGTTACAGAACCTAGCTTGCAAAAGCATGCGCCGATGGACGCGCATTTTCCGCTGAGCTCACCCCAAAACGCCCAGACCTCGCCAGCAGCTGCCGAATTCACCAAGAAAGGTCAGGCTTACACTCTATCGCCTCCATCTCCCCAGATCAGCGAAGCCGAACCCCCGCAGCTTCTTGAGGAACCTGAAATAGAGGAAGAGACCAACGCCGTCCTTGTTAAAAATGCACCAAACTCGTTTTCAGTTGTGCCTGCTAAGTCCAGTCCTAAATT
Above is a window of Litoreibacter janthinus DNA encoding:
- a CDS encoding NAD(P)/FAD-dependent oxidoreductase → MRKARMPDRVETEILIVGGGPAGLSVASSLPDGVSALLVHQDREIGVPVRTSGGCWMSDVARLGIPTELAHPVNHADIYSDHEHLSLDMSSEPVGVLDVTSLYRWLASQSKAEIRCATKYLGSRREGDRIVSRLRASGQEYEVISRTIVDASGWHCAVLNALGLAVPPTRRGIGIEYEFSAPTHDPDRAVLFFGACVKTGYGWAFPTTSGSLRLGVGVIEPVSNQSPKVLVQDLLDGNALERMGLPHPENFHVNAGILPSVPYDTQLVYGNVVRVGDSANMATPTLGEGIRICIEQGRALGLALGQRSAPALSQWERAVRRKLALQYRIGFEANRRAAAYGPDDWDRSIARMRTLPSEDLLRFFRNDFTAKMIAHRGAQAVGRRLRKALGGA
- the pncA gene encoding bifunctional nicotinamidase/pyrazinamidase gives rise to the protein MRTADEALIVIDLQNDFCPGGALAVEGGDEIVSPINELMAQFSAVVLTQDWHPAGHSSFASSHDGLAPFSVTEMPYGPQVLWPDHCIQGSKGAAFHSGLHTDPAQVIVRKGFNPSVDSYSAFFENDHTTPTGLEGYLRARGINKLTIVGLALDFCVNFSAVDGARLGFDVSVETSLCRAIDLDGSLAAARAGMIEAGVHLNG
- a CDS encoding phosphotransferase enzyme family protein, whose amino-acid sequence is MTPETATAKALIAAAAWGGTDGTPRLINNRENAVFEVRFSNGMCAALRLHRMGYQSTASIKSELLWTEKLHEAGFACPNPIRTSEDALTYELYDGQIASAVSWIEATPIGESDVLFDGSAPDHCALYRNVGRLIGQLHQATDAIDTAPLQRPLWDSEALLGDDPHWGRFWENPSLAPDEATLLQTARDKARAHLLALDMSIVLIHADLLQENILHNNDGLWLIDFDDGGFGYRGYDLGTALIQHAELPYMDDLSKALMSGYQSVCGPQPEIETAIPLFVMLRSMASCGWIISRTEPGDPRQRVYAERALHCTRSYL
- the pncB gene encoding nicotinate phosphoribosyltransferase, which produces MVDIATRVYNHKWKIDPIVRSLIDTDFYKLLMCQSVFRNKRDTNVTFSLINRSKDIRLAELVDEGELREQLDHIRSLSLSRGESTFLRGNTFYGKRQMFRPDFMEWFENVSLPPYHLEKRDGQYELTFEGKWPEVMLWEIPALAVLMELRSRAVLKSMGRFELQVLYARAMTRLWEKVEILQGVEDLRLADFGTRRRHSFMWQDWCVQAMQEGLGGKFVGTSNCLIAMRREVEAIGTNAHELPMVYSALAETDDALRQAPYDVLADWHEEHEGNLRIILPDTYGTDGFLEGAPDWLAGWTGIRIDSGDPAEGAERAIRWWTSRGEDPTQKLVIFSDGLDVGKIVELQAQFRGRVRVSFGWGTLLTNDFRGLVPGDGLAPFSLVCKAVSANGRPTVKLSDNPRKAMGPADEIERYKRVFGVGDQEDIAVVV
- a CDS encoding rhodanese-related sulfurtransferase, giving the protein MFTVAALYHFTRFSDPDGLRPPLVDLCEREGIRGTLLVAKEGINGTVAGSRAGIDALLAHLRSLPGCADLEHKESTATEMPFNRMKVRLKREIVTMGQPDVDPLAGTGHYVKPADWNALIQAGDVAVIDTRNDYEVAIGTFEGAIDPKTKSFGEFPAWWQENKHRFHNKRVAMFCTGGIRCEKSTNYLLGQGVEEVYHLQGGILKYLEEVPEEDSTWNGECFVFDGRVSVGHALKEGDLKLCYACRRPLQPEDLRRDEYELGVSCHQCLHETSAGDRERFRERQKQIKLATKRGEKHIG
- a CDS encoding rod-binding protein, with the protein product MAFLTEILSFIGLEGKGGGFDGGIGEAQFHSFLRENYAKAIVESGGLSLAEHFAESIEER